The Anaerobranca gottschalkii DSM 13577 DNA window AAAATAAAGTAATAAGAAAAATCAAGGAGGGAAGAAATGGAATTATTAGCAAGGATTTTACCAAAGGCTTTAAAAGAAATGTGGATGAACCTTTTAGAATTATTATTAGTTAATATTCTAGGTGTTACCATTATTTTACTATTCATAACAACTTATTTCTTTTTCCCATTACTTTCTTTAGTTTTGTTTCTTTTGGTGATTTCACCCCTTTTCCTAACTCTATATAATGGTGTAAATGCCCTTTATACAGGAGATAAATTAACTTTTGGTTTTAAGGAGGGTATAAGGAAGTGGAAAATGGGTATAAAATATGGAATTTTTTCTGCAATAATACCATTACTAATTTATGTAAACTTAACTTTTTACCAAAGTTTTGATTTAAGTTGGTGGTCAGTTGCTTTAAGTATTTTTTGGATTTATGTTTTTGTGGGGTATATTATGCTACAGTTTTATCTCCCTTGTGTTTTAGTAGATACCCATCTTTCTTTTTTCCAGTCTTTAAAGTACTCAGCTATATTAGTGATAGGAAATTTTGGGTATACTTTTGGATGGATACTACTTTTAGGACTATTTTTACTTTTACTTTTTTTAGTAAATAATGTTGTTACATTAAATATAGTATTTTTTGCCTTTTTAGGAATAGGGATAGCATTACAAACAAGGGCATACTTAACTTTAAAAGAAAGGCAAGGTCTTGAATCTGCCGAAAAAAAAGAGTAAAATAAAGTATTGTGATTAACAAAGGGGAGGTAAAATCATGGCAAAATATATCTTCGTTACCGGTGGTGTCGTTTCTTCTTTAGGTAAAGGAATTACAGCAGCTTCGTTAGGTAGATTATTAAAGGATCGGGGATTAGCAGTTACTATTCAAAAATTTGACCCTTACATAAATATTGACCCTGGTACTATGAGTCCTTATCAGCACGGAGAAGTTTTCGTTACCGATGATGGTGGGGAAACAGACTTAGATTTAGGTCATTATGAAAGGTTCATCGATGAAAATTTGAATAAAAATAATAATGTAACTGCAGGAAAAATTTATTGGTCGGTAATGAGTAAAGAACGTAAAGGAGATTATTTAGGGAAAACAGTTCAAGTAATTCCCCATATAACCAATGAAATTAAAGAAAGAATAGTTAGGGCAGCTCAGCAAAATAATGCCGATGTGGTGATAACTGAAATTGGTGGAACCGTTGGTGATATCGAAAGCCTTCCTTTTTTAGAGGCCATTAGGCAAATGAAAAATGAGGTAGGTAGGGAAAATGTTGCTTATATCCACGTAACTTTAATCCCTTATTTACCAAAATCTGGTGAATTAAAAACTAAGCCAACCCAGCACAGTGTGAAAGAGTTAAGATCTATTGGTATTCAGCCTGATATAATTGTTTGTAGGACAACATTACCTTTAGATGATGAAATTAAAGAGAAAATTGCCCTTTTCTGTGATATTAGAAAAGAGGCTGTAATAGAAAATGGTGATGTAGAAACCATATATGAAGTACCATTGGCATTAGAAAAACAAGGTTTTGCTGATTTGGTATTAAAAAGATTGAATATAAACAATGCTAAAGAACCAGATTTAACCCTTTGGGAGGAAATGGTCCAAAAGATTAAAGGTTTAAATAAAAAGGTTAAAATTGCTTTAGTAGGGAAATATGTAGAGTTACATGATGCCTATTTGAGTGTTGCGGAAGCATTGAGCCATGCCGGTATTTATCATGATCATGAAGTAGAGATTAAGTGGATTCAAGCAGAGGATTTAGAATTACCTGATTGTAATTTAGAGAAAATATTTTCTGATGTGGATGGTATCCTTATTCCCGGTGGTTTTGGAGATCGGGGGGTTGAAGGGAAAATTAAGGCTATTAAATACGGTAGAGAAAACAAAGTACCACTTTTTGGAATATGTTTGGGAATGCAGTGTGTAGTAATAGAATTTGCTAGAAATGTGTGTGGACTACAAGATGCCCATAGTTCTGAGTTTGTCCAAACGGCTAATCCTGTTATTGATATATTACCTGAACAAAAGGATGTAGAAGATAAGGGTGGTACCATGAGATTGGGTATTTATCCATGTATTGTTGAAGAAAACACCAAAATGTTTGCCGCCTATAAAGATGAAATAGTTTATGAAAGACATCGCCACCGTTATGAGTTTAATAACACATACAGAAATCTTTTGGCTTCAAAAGGACTAGTATTTAGTGGGTACTCCCCTAGTAGGTTATTAGTTGAAGCGGTGGAGTTAAAGGATCATCCGTGGTTTGTTGCAGTACAATATCATCCTGAATTTAAATCAAGACCTTACAGAAGTCATCCATTATTTAGAGACTTTGTAGGTGCAGCTATAAAACATTCAAATAAGTAAACTAGTTGTAATCGGGATAAAAATGTGGCAAGAACTATTACATTAGATTGTAATAAATTCTTGCTTTTTTTTTATTTTTATGCAGGAATATACTACAGGTAGTAGAATAGTATATATTTAAAGGTAGAATTTCCTGCCTAGGGGGTGTGTTGTAAATGAAAGTTGAAGAAATACGGAAACAGGGGGAAAACTTGATTTCAGATTTAGGAAAGTATTATCTCCGTAAAGGTTTAGGCAAAGAAATTAAAGAAGAATTGAGGGAAATTTATAGTAAATATAAAGGAATATTTACAAAAGAAAACATAGAAAACCTTAAATGTAATGAAAATTTAAGTTTTCGAGAAAAGAAATACTTATTGTCTTTCCTTTTTCAGGGGTATATTGGAAAAGAATGTTTTGAATTGACCAGGGAAATAGCCCAAAGGGAATTACAAACACTAGTTGAAGTTGATAAAGGCGAGATATCTTTAAAATATGCCCAATTGTTATTACCAGCAGAAAAAAATAGAGAAAAAAGATTAGCCTTGGATAAAAAGTTAGGTGAAGGACAAGCTGGAATAAACGCTTTAAGGGAGAAAAGGGTTGATATCCTTAAAAGAATAGCTACAGATTTTGGATACCGAAACTATGTTGAATTAATACACGATATTACCCCAGTAAACTTTAATACACTAAAAGAACTAGGGAAAAAGTTTTTAACTCAAACAGAAACAAAGTATACAACTTTACTAAAAAAGTTAGAAGGGTATTACTTAGAAGAGGGTAGTGAACCTCTACAAAAATCAGATATTACCTATATTTTTAAATCTAATCCCTTCGATAAATATTTTTCTGATATAGAACTTATACCAACCATTGAAGATACTTTGTTCCGTTTAGGGATAAATATCCTTGAGCAGAACAATGTTACTTTATCGTTAGATCCGAAAGAAGGAAAAGCAATTAAAAGTTTTTGCTGTCCTGTTAGTATACCTGATGAAATCCACCTAGTTCTTAATCCTAAAGGAGGGATAGAAGACTACCAGGATTCGTTACATGAAACTGGACACTGTCAACATTATGCCTACACATCGAAGGATTTACCCTTTGAATATAAACGGATTGGGGATAAATCTGTCGGTGAAGGTTATGGTTATTTATTTCAGCAATTAATAGCTAATGAACTTTGGATAGATAAATTTTTAGATATGGATGAAGATACATTAACTAAATATAAGGTATTTATAGATGGCTATAATCTATACATTATTAGAAGGTTTTGTGGTAAACTTCTATATGAATTAGAAATCTTTTCAGGTCCTAAAGAAGATAAAACTTTGAAGGAAAAGTATGTTAAAATAATGGAAGAAGCTGTAAAAGTAAAGGTAAATCCCGAAAACTATTTGCTAGATTTGGATATAGGTTTTAACACTTCCAATTATCTGAGGGCATGGATCTTTGAAAGTTATTTGAGAGAATATTTAGTTAATAACTTTGGAGGTTTATGGTTTTTAAAGAAAGAAAGTGGAGATTTCTTGAAAAATTTATGGAAATCGGGAAGCATGTATAGAACAGAAGAAATTGTGGAAAACATTGGATTTAAAGATTTTAATATAGATGTAATGATAAAATACTTTGTAATATAAGCTTAAATATTATAAAGTTTTGGTTCTTGGAGGGGGAAGTATGGGAAAAAAAATCCTTGTAACTGATGATCAAGTGGGCATCAGAAAATTATTAGTAGAAATATTAAGGCCCCAAGGGTATGAGGTCTATGAATGTGCCGATGGTTTACAAGCTTTAGATTTTTTGAAAGAAAATACAGTTGATTTAATGTTATTAGATATGAAAATGCCAAAGATGGATGGGATTACCACATTAAAAAAAATTAAAGAAATGGATATTGATGTAAAAGTTGTTATTATGACAGCTTTTGGGGAACTAAAAGTAACTAAAGATGCTCAAAAACTGGGGGCTATAGATTATATTTTAAAACCCTTTGACATAATTCAACTTTTAGAAGTTGTTGAAAAATACGTGTAAAATTAAGGAGGAAAATGTTGTAATGGAAAGGGAATTAGCTTTAGAATTTGTCAGAGTAACAGAAGCAGCAGCCATCGCTGCAGCACCTTTTATGGGTAGGGGAGATAAAGATGGAGCAGATCAAGCTGCTGTAGAAGCTATGAGAAAAGCCTTTGATCATGTAGATATCGATGGAACTGTGGTCATCGGGGAAGGGGAAATTGATAATGCTCCAATGCTCTATATAGGTGAAAAAGTAGGTTGTGGGAAAGAACCTAAAGTAGATATTGCAGTAGACCCTATAGAAGGAACTACTATAGTTTCAAAGGGACTACCCAATGCCATAGCTGTGTTAGCTGCTGGAGCAGGAGGAACCTTTTTACATGCCCCAGATATGTATATGGATAAATTGGCAGTAGGCCCAGGAGCAAAAGGTGTTATTGATATTAGTAAACCTATAGAAGAAAACATTATTAAAGTGGCTGATGCCCTTGGTAAAAGGGTACAAGATATGACAGTGGCAATATTGGACAAACCTAGACATGCCGAAAGGATAGAGAGAATAAGGAGATTAGGGTGTAGAATAAATATTTTTCCTGACGGTGATGTGGCAATGGCTATCGCTACTGCCAATGAAGAGCCGGAAATTGATCTGTTAACCGGAATAGGAGGAGCACCAGAAGGAGTTATAGCGGCAGCGGCGTTAAAGTGTTTAGATGGAGACTTTCAAGGCATTCTAAAACCTAGAAATGAAGAAGAAATACTCAGAGCAAAGGAAATGGGAATTGTAGATATAAATAAAGTGTTAACTATTGACGATTTAGTAAAAGGTGATGATATATTTTTTGCAGCTACAGGAATTACCGGGGGAAATCTTTTAAATGCAGTAAAAATTAAAAACAATATAGCTAGAACCCATTCCTTAGTAATGAGGGGAAAAACGGGAACAATAAGATATATAACAGCCATCCATAGATTAGATAAAAAACCTTTGTAAATTCAATTTAGAGGAGGTAAGAAGATGAGGTTTTTTCTAGACACAGCAAATTTAGAAGAAATTAAAGAGATTCACGACCTAGGAGTTATTGATGGTGTAACCACAAATCCATCTTTAGTAGCTAAAGAAGGAGTGGATTTTCATCAGCGGATCAAAGAAATAGCCGAAGTAGTTAAAGGGCCTATTAGTGCTGAGGTAATAGCTTTAGATCATGATGGTATGGTAAAAGAGGCTAGGGAATTAGCAAGCATTGCTCCTAATGTTGTTGTAAAAATCCCTATGACTAAAGAAGGTCTTAAAGCAGTTAAAACTTTAACGGCAGAAGGAATCAAGACAAATGTGACTTTAGTATTTTCGGCAAATCAAGCTATTTTAGCAGCCAATGCAGGTGCTACTTATGTTAGTCCCTTTATTGGTAGACTAGATGATATAGGTCATGATGGGATGGAGTTAATTAAAGAAATCGTAAAGGTTTTTGATTATTACATGATAGATACAGAAATAATCGCCGCTAGTGTACGGCATCCTTTGCACTGTTTGAAAGCTATGGAAGCAGGAGCCCATATTGCTACAGTTCCGGCAAAAGTAATTGAACAAATGATTAACCATCCGATGACAGATAAAGGTATCGCTGCATTCTTAGCAGATTGGGAAAAAACTCAAAATAAATAAATTTAAAAGGAAGAAGGATATCCTCACCCCTTCTTCCTTTTATCTAGTTGAAAAATTTTCACCTTAAATACATAAAAAACACTATATCACATTAATATTTTTTGGTATAATAAGTATAACACAAATCTTATAAGAGTATAACGGATATAAGAGAGAGGAGTGCTTTGGATGGAAAGAGAATTGGCTTTGGAGTTTGTTCGAGTTACAGAAGCTGCTGCTTTAGCTTCAGCAAGGCTTATGGGAAGGGGTTTAAAAGATGAAGCTGACCAAGCTGCAGTTCAGGCAATGAGAGCTATGTTTGATACTGTATCAATGGACGGGGAAGTGGTTATTGGGGAAGGGGAAATGGATGAAGCCCCAATGCTATATATTGGTGAAAAATTAGGAAATAAAAATGGGCCAAGACTAGATGTGGCAGTAGACCCCGTTGAAGGTACAAACCTTGTAGCTAAAGGTCTACCTAATGCCATTGCAGTAGTAGCTGTGGCACCAAAAGGGAATTTATTACATGCACCGGATATGTATATGGAAAAATTAGCCACAGGACCTTTAGGAAAGGGTAAAGTTAGTTTAGATAAAAGTCCTACAGAAAACTTGGAAATTTTAGCAAAGGCAATGAATAAAAGGGTTCAAGATTTAGTAGCAGTTATTTTAGACCGTCCAAGGCACCAAAAAATTATTGAAGAAGTAAGGAAGGCAGGGGCTAGAGTTAAACTAATTTCCGATGGTGATGTAGCAGCAGCTATTGCCACAGGATATCCTAGTTCTGGTGTTGATATTCTCTTTGGGATTGGAGGAGCGCCAGAAGGAGTACTGGCGGCAGCTGCATTAAGGTGTTTAGGTGGAGAAATGCAAGGGCGGCTGGTAGTTGATGATGAAAGTCAATTAGAAAGGTTAAAGGAAATGAATATAACTGACCCTAATAAAATCTTAAACATTTACGATTTAGCTGGACGAGATGATGTTATATTTGCTGCTACGGGAATTACCGATGGAGATCTATTAAAAGGTGTTAGATTTATGGGTAATATAGCATACACCGAATCAGTAGTGATGCGGGCTCAAACTGGAACTATTAGAACTGTTTTTGCCCAACATTGTTTAGATAAAAAACCAAAAGTTTATCAAAAATTAATAGGTTACTAAGGGCTCAGCCCTTTTTTTTTATATTTATATATGATATATTTTTTTTGTTAAAAGTCTAAGAGTTGGGAAAACTTTTAAAAACTATTATTTGGAGGGTAATTTGATGGTTTGGCTATATTTTTTTGTAAGTGCAGCACTAATTGTTTATGCAGGAATGAGTTTATCTAAAAATGCAGATATAATAGCCGAAAAAACTGGATTAGGTGGTGCGTTGATTGGAGCCCTTTTACTACCTGTTGTCACTTCGTTGCCGGAAATTGTCACCAGTGCCCAAGCTGCTATTATTGGGAACCCAGATATTGCAGTAGGAAACGTCTTTGGAAGTAATATGTTCAATATTGTAATAATTGCCATAGTAGATTTAGTACAAGGAAGAGGTCCCCTTATGATACATATAAAGTTAGGACATATATTAACAGCGGGGATTGGGATACTCCTTTCAGCATTGGCAGCAGCCTTTATAATAATTAAAATGAATATAGCTATTTTTGGTATTGGGATAGATACTTTGATTTTACTACTGGTATATTTAGCAGGTACTAGGTTAATCTTACGATATAATAGAAGGCATAATTTAGAAGAAGAAAATGAGGAAGTTTATTCTAACATCTCTTTGAAAAAAGGAATTATAGGTTTTATTATTTCAGGGATAATAATTGTTTTTTCAGGGAGAATGTTGGCTAATACCGGTAATGAAATTGCTCAAATCACAGGACTTGGAAGTAGTTTTGTAGGTTCATTCTTAATTGCTATAACTACATCACTACCTGAATTAGTAGCGACTTTTACCGCTGCTAAGATGGGAGCTTTTGATATGGCCATTGGTAATATCTTAGGCGCCAATGTAATGAATATTTTAATAATTTTTTTAACAGACCTATTCTATGTAGGGAATCCTGTACTTTCTTCTATTTCTATAGAAAATGGGATAACAGGGTTATTTGGGATATGTCTTTCAGTTATAGCTATAATTGGGATAATATATAGGAGTAGGAAAAGTGTATTTACTTTAGGGTATGATAGTTGGGCAATAGTGATAGGTTACATTTTAGCAGCCTTACTCCTCTTTAATTTAGGGATAAATTTATAGCTAAAGGTAATTTATGTATATATTAACAAAAGGTGGATAGAATAACATTGGGTTTGGCAATAAAAAAATAAGAGGTGATTTTATTTATGGATAGGCTCAGTTTCCTGTTTTCCATAGGGCTAGTAGTTTTATTACTTAGTACTATGGGAGCAGCCCTGGGACATCCGGTAGCAGAACTATCTATGCCAGTATTTTTATGGTATGATGGTTTTTTAGTAGAAGATGAATTGGTTATTGAACAATATTTGCCAGACATGCCACCGAATATAAGGGAGGAAATAAATGAAGATGTAACGATAATTACCCATGTTGTTGTAAGAGGTGATACAGTCAAATCCATTGCAAAACAATATGGAATTGAGGAAAACACCATCATCATCAACAACAATATCTCAAATCCAAATCTCATTGTAGTAGGGCAACAATTGAGATTCCCATCGGTAGATGGACTAATCCATACAGTGAAAAGAGGCGATACTATATATGGATTAGCTCAAACTTATGGGATAACTATTGAAGATATATTAGAGGTAAATGAAGTTGAACCTACAGCATTAACTGTAGGAAGTATACTAATACTGCCTAATGCTAAGCCTGTGGCTGCACAGCGTACAGTAGTACCTTCCAGAAGTGGGGTCACAACTACTGTTGCTAGTATACCGACCTTTAGGAACTTGTTATGGCCAGTTAATGGAGTGATAACTTCCCCGTATGGATGGAGAAGAAATCCTTTCAATTCAGCCCAAACCCAGTTTCACAGAGGATTAGACATAGGGGCCAGTAGAGGTACTCCAATTTTAGCAGCTACATCAGGTAAGGTAGTTCATAGTGGTTGGTTGAGTGGATATGGATATACTGTTATTTTAGAACATGACAATAACTATACCCTTTACGCCCACGCCAGTTCTTTATCTGTAAAGAAAGGGCAGTGGGTTGAAAAAGGGCAAGAAATCGCAAGGGTAGGGGCGACAGGAAATGCTACCGGACCGCACCTACACTTCGAAATTCGTATTGGTGGCAATAGTTCTTCAAAAGCAGTAAATCCTATAAATTATCTACAAAGGTAAAAAAAGGGATTGTCGGGAAATAGCTAATTTTACAATTTTAGCTCATGAATAAAAAGAACTCGCTAGTTGTGGGACTTTTTAGAAGTTAACCATAACTATTGAGTTCTTTTTTTATTAAAGAAATATTAATTTTGGGCATGACAAATAAAAGTAGCTAATTTTATTGGTGGATTTATTTTTAAGCTGCTACTTCTGAAGTTTTTCCTTCAAATTCTTTTATTTGACCTGTTATAAATTTGTGATATTTGTTGATGTTTCGACCAAATAAATAAAGCATAAGTTCTTTATAAACTTTTTCAGTTGAACGATGGTTAAAACGTCTAA harbors:
- a CDS encoding CTP synthase — translated: MMAKYIFVTGGVVSSLGKGITAASLGRLLKDRGLAVTIQKFDPYINIDPGTMSPYQHGEVFVTDDGGETDLDLGHYERFIDENLNKNNNVTAGKIYWSVMSKERKGDYLGKTVQVIPHITNEIKERIVRAAQQNNADVVITEIGGTVGDIESLPFLEAIRQMKNEVGRENVAYIHVTLIPYLPKSGELKTKPTQHSVKELRSIGIQPDIIVCRTTLPLDDEIKEKIALFCDIRKEAVIENGDVETIYEVPLALEKQGFADLVLKRLNINNAKEPDLTLWEEMVQKIKGLNKKVKIALVGKYVELHDAYLSVAEALSHAGIYHDHEVEIKWIQAEDLELPDCNLEKIFSDVDGILIPGGFGDRGVEGKIKAIKYGRENKVPLFGICLGMQCVVIEFARNVCGLQDAHSSEFVQTANPVIDILPEQKDVEDKGGTMRLGIYPCIVEENTKMFAAYKDEIVYERHRHRYEFNNTYRNLLASKGLVFSGYSPSRLLVEAVELKDHPWFVAVQYHPEFKSRPYRSHPLFRDFVGAAIKHSNK
- a CDS encoding response regulator; the encoded protein is MGKKILVTDDQVGIRKLLVEILRPQGYEVYECADGLQALDFLKENTVDLMLLDMKMPKMDGITTLKKIKEMDIDVKVVIMTAFGELKVTKDAQKLGAIDYILKPFDIIQLLEVVEKYV
- the glpX gene encoding class II fructose-bisphosphatase, whose product is MERELALEFVRVTEAAAIAAAPFMGRGDKDGADQAAVEAMRKAFDHVDIDGTVVIGEGEIDNAPMLYIGEKVGCGKEPKVDIAVDPIEGTTIVSKGLPNAIAVLAAGAGGTFLHAPDMYMDKLAVGPGAKGVIDISKPIEENIIKVADALGKRVQDMTVAILDKPRHAERIERIRRLGCRINIFPDGDVAMAIATANEEPEIDLLTGIGGAPEGVIAAAALKCLDGDFQGILKPRNEEEILRAKEMGIVDINKVLTIDDLVKGDDIFFAATGITGGNLLNAVKIKNNIARTHSLVMRGKTGTIRYITAIHRLDKKPL
- the fsa gene encoding fructose-6-phosphate aldolase; this translates as MRFFLDTANLEEIKEIHDLGVIDGVTTNPSLVAKEGVDFHQRIKEIAEVVKGPISAEVIALDHDGMVKEARELASIAPNVVVKIPMTKEGLKAVKTLTAEGIKTNVTLVFSANQAILAANAGATYVSPFIGRLDDIGHDGMELIKEIVKVFDYYMIDTEIIAASVRHPLHCLKAMEAGAHIATVPAKVIEQMINHPMTDKGIAAFLADWEKTQNK
- the glpX gene encoding class II fructose-bisphosphatase, with product MERELALEFVRVTEAAALASARLMGRGLKDEADQAAVQAMRAMFDTVSMDGEVVIGEGEMDEAPMLYIGEKLGNKNGPRLDVAVDPVEGTNLVAKGLPNAIAVVAVAPKGNLLHAPDMYMEKLATGPLGKGKVSLDKSPTENLEILAKAMNKRVQDLVAVILDRPRHQKIIEEVRKAGARVKLISDGDVAAAIATGYPSSGVDILFGIGGAPEGVLAAAALRCLGGEMQGRLVVDDESQLERLKEMNITDPNKILNIYDLAGRDDVIFAATGITDGDLLKGVRFMGNIAYTESVVMRAQTGTIRTVFAQHCLDKKPKVYQKLIGY
- a CDS encoding sodium:calcium antiporter, producing MVWLYFFVSAALIVYAGMSLSKNADIIAEKTGLGGALIGALLLPVVTSLPEIVTSAQAAIIGNPDIAVGNVFGSNMFNIVIIAIVDLVQGRGPLMIHIKLGHILTAGIGILLSALAAAFIIIKMNIAIFGIGIDTLILLLVYLAGTRLILRYNRRHNLEEENEEVYSNISLKKGIIGFIISGIIIVFSGRMLANTGNEIAQITGLGSSFVGSFLIAITTSLPELVATFTAAKMGAFDMAIGNILGANVMNILIIFLTDLFYVGNPVLSSISIENGITGLFGICLSVIAIIGIIYRSRKSVFTLGYDSWAIVIGYILAALLLFNLGINL
- a CDS encoding peptidoglycan DD-metalloendopeptidase family protein is translated as MDRLSFLFSIGLVVLLLSTMGAALGHPVAELSMPVFLWYDGFLVEDELVIEQYLPDMPPNIREEINEDVTIITHVVVRGDTVKSIAKQYGIEENTIIINNNISNPNLIVVGQQLRFPSVDGLIHTVKRGDTIYGLAQTYGITIEDILEVNEVEPTALTVGSILILPNAKPVAAQRTVVPSRSGVTTTVASIPTFRNLLWPVNGVITSPYGWRRNPFNSAQTQFHRGLDIGASRGTPILAATSGKVVHSGWLSGYGYTVILEHDNNYTLYAHASSLSVKKGQWVEKGQEIARVGATGNATGPHLHFEIRIGGNSSSKAVNPINYLQR